A region from the Eptesicus fuscus isolate TK198812 chromosome 1, DD_ASM_mEF_20220401, whole genome shotgun sequence genome encodes:
- the SASH3 gene encoding SAM and SH3 domain-containing protein 3, with protein MLRRKPSNASEKESTQKKKLSLQRSSSFKDFAKSKPSSPVVSEKEFNLDDNIPEDDSGVPTPEDAGKSGKKLGKKWRAVISRTMNRKMGKMMVKALSEEMADTLEEGSASPTSPDCSLDSPGPEKMALSFSEQEERELPALSRQTSTGSEFCSPSPGSSSFGEEPPAPQYTGPFCGRARVHTDFTPSPYDHDSLKLQKGDVIQIIEKPPVGTWLGLLNGRLGSFKFIYVDVLPEEAVGPARPSRRQSKGKRPKPKTLHELLERIGLEEHTSTLLLNGYQTLEDFKELRETHLNELNITDPQHRAKLLTAAELLLDYDTGSEEAEEGAESSQEPAVHTLSDPKGDIPRDSGCFEGSESGRDEAELAGTEEQLQGLSLAGAP; from the exons CTCTCACTGCAGCGCTCCAGCAGTTTCAAAGATTTTGCCAAATCCAAACCCAGCTCCCCAGTGGTGAGCGAGAAGGAATTTAATCTGGATGATAAT ATTCCAGAAGATGACTCAGGTGTCCCTACCCCAGAGGATGCTGGGAAAAGTGGCAAAAAGCTGGGGAAGAAGTGGAGGGCCGTGATTTCCCGAACCATGAACAGGAAGATGGGCAAGATGATGGTGAAGGCCCTGTCAGAGGAGATG gcagacactctggaggagggctcagcctccccaacaTCTCCAGACTGCAGCCTGGACAGTCCTGGCCCTGAGAAGATGGCACTGTCATTTTCTGAGCAAGAGGAGCGTGAGCTGCCAGCACTCAGCCGCCAGACATCCACTG GCAGTGAGTTCTGCAGTCCCAGCCCAGGCTCTAGCAGCTTTGGAGAGGAGCCACCTGCCCCCCAGTACACAGGGCCCTTCTGTGGCAGGGCCCGAGTTCACACCGACTTCACTCCCAGCCCCTATGACCACGACTCACTGAAACTACAG AAAGGTGATGTGATCCAGATCATTGAAAAGCCGCCTGTGGGCACATGGCTGGGCTTGCTCAATGGCAGGCTGGGCTCTTTCAAGTTCATCTACGTGGATGTGCTGCCTGAGGAGGCTGTGGGGCCTGCCCGCCCCAGCCGTCGACAGAGCAAGGGCAAGAGGCCCAAGCCCAAAACTCTGCATGAGCTGCTGGAGCGCATTGGCCTGGAG GAGCACACGTCCACCCTGCTGCTCAATGGCTACCAGACACTGGAGGACTTCAAAGAGCTGCGAGAAACACACCTCAATGAGCTGAACATCACAGACCCACAGCATCGGGCCAAGCTGCTCACTGCGGCTGAGCTGCTGCTGGACTATGACA CCGGCAGCGAGGAGGCAGAAGAAGGTGCCGAAAGCAGCCAGGAACCTGCAGTGCACACCCTGTCAGACCCCAAGGGGGACATCCCACGTGACTCAGGCTGCTTCGAGGGCTCAGAGAGCGGACGCGATGAGGCAGAGCTGGCAGGcactgaggagcagctgcagggCCTCTCCCTGGCCGGGGCACCTTGA